In the genome of Streptomyces sp. NBC_00190, one region contains:
- the prcB gene encoding proteasome subunit beta has protein sequence MEANNRGTGRLPAAFLTPGSSSFMDFLGAHSPEMLPGNRKLPEGVVEAPHGTTIVAATFPGGVVLAGDRRATMGNMIAQRDIEKVFPADEYSAVGIAGTAGLAVEMVKLFQLELEHFEKVEGTTLSLEGKANRLSTMIRSNLGMAMQGLAVVPLFAGYDEAKEKGRIFSYDVTGGRSEEHGYAATGSGSIFARGSMKKLFRPDLTEEQATTLVVQALYDAADDDSATGGPDLYRHIYPIVTVITDEGFRRLTDDESQELARTVTNRRLEQPDGPRAALL, from the coding sequence GTGGAAGCCAACAATCGTGGCACAGGGCGTCTACCGGCAGCCTTCCTGACGCCGGGGTCCTCGTCCTTCATGGACTTCCTGGGCGCGCACTCGCCCGAGATGCTGCCCGGCAACCGCAAGCTGCCGGAGGGTGTCGTCGAGGCGCCGCACGGGACGACCATCGTCGCCGCCACCTTCCCCGGCGGGGTCGTGCTCGCCGGTGACCGGCGGGCGACCATGGGGAACATGATCGCGCAGCGGGACATCGAGAAGGTGTTCCCGGCCGACGAGTACTCCGCGGTGGGCATCGCCGGTACGGCCGGTCTGGCCGTGGAGATGGTGAAGCTGTTCCAGCTGGAGCTGGAGCACTTCGAGAAGGTGGAGGGCACGACCCTCTCCCTGGAGGGCAAGGCGAACCGTCTGTCCACCATGATCCGGAGCAATCTGGGCATGGCGATGCAGGGGCTGGCCGTCGTACCGCTCTTCGCCGGGTACGACGAGGCCAAGGAGAAGGGCCGGATCTTCTCCTACGACGTGACCGGCGGCCGCTCCGAGGAGCACGGGTACGCCGCCACCGGATCGGGTTCGATCTTCGCCCGGGGATCGATGAAGAAGCTCTTCCGGCCCGATCTGACGGAGGAGCAGGCCACCACACTGGTCGTGCAGGCGCTGTACGACGCCGCCGACGACGACTCGGCGACCGGTGGGCCGGACCTGTACCGCCACATCTATCCGATCGTCACCGTCATCACGGACGAGGGATTCCGCAGGCTGACGGACGACGAGTCGCAGGAACTCGCCCGTACGGTCACCAATCGTCGGCTGGAGCAGCCCGACGGCCCGCGCGCCGCCCTGCTCTGA
- a CDS encoding endonuclease VII domain-containing protein, whose translation MGRQPRPTAGDGYKCCLGCGEVKPHSEWHRNKSAVDGLATRCKSCRVVDGRIGHLKRVYGITEAQRDEMIAAQGGLCCICLKAPAAHVDHCHETGRVRGVLCFNCNTAIGLLGDDPGTIQRAISYLEGNAWKPTIVAQGVYRQPS comes from the coding sequence ATGGGCAGGCAGCCCAGGCCGACCGCGGGAGACGGCTATAAGTGCTGCCTCGGGTGTGGTGAGGTGAAGCCGCACTCCGAGTGGCACCGCAATAAATCAGCCGTCGATGGTTTGGCGACGCGTTGCAAGTCGTGCCGTGTCGTCGACGGTCGGATCGGACACCTCAAGAGGGTCTATGGCATCACCGAAGCCCAACGTGACGAAATGATCGCAGCTCAGGGCGGGCTCTGCTGCATCTGCCTAAAGGCTCCGGCTGCGCATGTGGATCACTGCCACGAGACGGGTAGGGTCCGTGGCGTACTGTGCTTCAACTGCAATACGGCTATCGGACTGTTGGGAGACGATCCCGGCACCATCCAGCGGGCCATCTCATACCTGGAGGGAAACGCGTGGAAGCCAACAATCGTGGCACAGGGCGTCTACCGGCAGCCTTCCTGA
- a CDS encoding ubiquitin-like protein Pup: protein MATKDTGGGQQKATRSTEEVEEAAVEESTDLKERQEKLSDDVDSVLDEIDDVLEENAEDFVRSFVQKGGQ, encoded by the coding sequence ATGGCGACCAAGGACACCGGCGGCGGACAGCAGAAGGCGACGCGCTCGACCGAGGAGGTCGAGGAGGCGGCGGTCGAGGAATCGACCGACCTCAAGGAGCGCCAGGAAAAGCTCTCCGACGACGTCGACTCCGTACTTGACGAGATTGACGATGTACTCGAGGAAAATGCCGAGGACTTCGTGCGGTCCTTCGTTCAAAAGGGTGGCCAGTAG
- the dop gene encoding depupylase/deamidase Dop encodes MTVRRVMGIETEYGISVPGHPNANAMLTSSQIVNAYAAAMHRARRARWDFEEENPLRDARGFDLAREAADNSQLTDEDIGLANVILTNGARLYVDHAHPEYSSPEVTSPLDAVLWDKAGERIMAEAAVRAAQLPGAQPIHLYKNNTDNKGASYGTHENYLMKRETPFSDIVRHLTPFFVSRQVVTGAGRVGIGQDGREHGFQISQRADYFEVEVGLETTLKRPIINTRDEPHSDAEKYRRLHVIIGDANLSEISTYLKLGTTALVLSMIEDGFINVDLAVDQPVRTLHQVSHDPDLQHLITLRSGRTLTAVQLQMEYFELARKYVEERFGSDADEQTTDVLARWEDVLGRLESDPMSLSGELDWIAKREILEGYRRRDGLGWDAARLHLVDLQYSDVRPEKGLYNRLVARGKMQTLVEEPAVERAASKPPEDTRAYFRGRCLEQYADDVAAASWDSVIFDLPGHDSLQRVPTLEPLRGTRAHVKELLDRCRTAEDLVRVLSGR; translated from the coding sequence ATGACCGTACGGCGAGTAATGGGGATCGAGACGGAGTACGGGATCTCCGTCCCGGGGCACCCGAACGCCAATGCCATGCTCACCTCGTCCCAGATCGTCAACGCCTACGCGGCGGCGATGCACCGGGCGCGACGCGCCCGCTGGGACTTCGAGGAGGAGAATCCGCTGCGGGACGCCCGCGGCTTCGACCTCGCCCGCGAGGCCGCCGACAACAGCCAGCTGACCGACGAGGACATCGGCCTCGCCAACGTCATCCTCACGAACGGCGCACGGCTCTACGTCGACCACGCCCACCCCGAGTACAGCTCGCCGGAGGTCACCAGTCCGCTCGACGCCGTGCTCTGGGACAAGGCCGGCGAGCGGATCATGGCCGAGGCGGCCGTCCGGGCGGCCCAGCTCCCCGGCGCCCAGCCGATCCACCTCTACAAGAACAACACCGACAACAAGGGCGCCTCCTACGGCACGCACGAGAACTACCTGATGAAGCGGGAGACCCCTTTCTCGGACATCGTGCGCCACCTGACCCCCTTCTTCGTCTCGCGCCAGGTCGTCACCGGCGCGGGCCGCGTGGGCATCGGCCAGGACGGCCGCGAGCACGGCTTCCAGATCAGCCAGCGGGCGGACTACTTCGAGGTCGAGGTCGGCCTGGAGACCACCCTGAAGCGGCCCATCATCAACACCCGGGACGAACCCCACTCGGACGCCGAGAAGTACCGCCGACTGCACGTGATCATCGGCGACGCGAACCTGTCCGAGATCTCCACGTACCTCAAGCTGGGCACGACGGCACTGGTCCTGTCCATGATCGAGGACGGGTTCATCAACGTCGACCTGGCCGTCGACCAGCCGGTGCGCACCCTGCACCAGGTCTCCCACGACCCGGACCTGCAGCACCTGATTACGCTGCGCAGCGGCCGGACACTGACCGCCGTACAACTTCAGATGGAGTACTTCGAGCTCGCCAGGAAGTACGTGGAGGAGCGTTTCGGCTCCGACGCGGACGAGCAGACAACCGATGTGCTGGCCCGCTGGGAGGACGTGCTGGGCCGGCTGGAGAGCGACCCGATGAGCCTGTCGGGGGAGCTGGACTGGATCGCCAAGCGGGAGATCCTGGAGGGCTACCGGCGCCGGGACGGGCTGGGCTGGGACGCGGCGCGACTGCACCTGGTGGACCTCCAGTACTCGGACGTACGGCCGGAGAAGGGCCTGTACAACCGCCTGGTGGCCCGCGGCAAGATGCAGACGCTGGTGGAGGAGCCGGCGGTGGAGCGGGCGGCGAGCAAGCCGCCGGAGGACACCCGGGCGTACTTCCGCGGCCGGTGCCTGGAGCAGTACGCGGACGACGTGGCCGCGGCCTCCTGGGACTCGGTGATCTTCGACCTCCCCGGCCACGACTCGCTCCAGCGGGTCCCGACGCTGGAGCCGCTGCGGGGCACGCGGGCCCACGTCAAGGAGCTCCTGGACCGCTGCCGGACGGCGGAGGACCTGGTGCGGGTGCTTTCGGGGCGGTGA
- the arc gene encoding proteasome ATPase — protein sequence MAAHDDDINRGIRPGRGSEDPAGQVAYLEQEIAVLRRKLADSPRHTRILEERIVELQTNLAGVSAQNERLANTLREARDQIVALKEEVDRLAQPPAGFGVFLQSNEDGTVDIFTGGRKLRVNVSPSVEPEDLRRGQEVMLNEALNVVEAMEFERAGDIVTLKEILEDGERALVVGHTDEERVVRLAEPLLDITIRPGDALLLEPRSGYVYEVVPKSEVEELVLEEVPDIDYDKIGGLGDQIELIRDAVELPYLYPDLFKEHELRPPKGILLYGPPGCGKTLIAKAVANSLAKKVAEVTGQPAGKSYFLNIKGPELLNKYVGETERHIRLVFQRAREKASEGTPVIVFFDEMESLFRTRGSGVSSDVENTIVPQLLAEIDGVEGLENVIVIGASNREDMIDPAILRPGRLDVKIKIERPDAEAAKDIFAKYLKASLPLHTDDLSEHQGSSDGTVHSMIQTVVEQMYAETEENRFLEVTYANGDKEVLYFKDFNSGAMIQNIVDRAKKMAIKAFLEHNQKGLRVSHLLQACVDEFKENEDLPNTTNPDDWARISGKKGERIVFIRTLVTGKQGADTGRSIDTVANTGQYL from the coding sequence GTGGCAGCCCACGACGACGACATCAACCGCGGCATCCGGCCCGGGCGAGGGTCTGAGGACCCCGCCGGCCAGGTTGCCTATCTCGAGCAGGAAATCGCCGTCCTGCGACGCAAGCTCGCCGACTCTCCGCGACACACGAGGATTCTCGAAGAGCGGATCGTCGAGCTGCAGACAAATCTTGCCGGCGTCTCCGCACAGAACGAACGACTCGCGAATACCCTCCGTGAGGCCCGCGACCAGATCGTCGCCCTCAAGGAAGAAGTCGACCGGCTCGCACAGCCGCCGGCCGGATTCGGCGTCTTCCTGCAGTCCAATGAGGACGGCACCGTCGACATCTTCACCGGAGGCCGAAAGCTCCGCGTGAACGTCAGCCCCAGCGTCGAGCCGGAAGACCTCCGGCGCGGCCAGGAGGTCATGCTCAACGAGGCCCTCAACGTGGTCGAGGCCATGGAATTCGAGCGGGCCGGGGACATCGTCACCCTCAAGGAGATCCTCGAGGACGGCGAGCGCGCCCTGGTCGTCGGGCACACCGACGAGGAGAGGGTGGTGAGGCTCGCCGAGCCGCTCCTGGACATCACCATCCGCCCCGGCGACGCCCTCCTGCTCGAACCCCGCTCCGGCTACGTCTACGAGGTCGTCCCCAAGAGCGAGGTCGAAGAACTCGTCCTCGAAGAGGTCCCGGACATCGACTACGACAAGATCGGCGGCCTGGGCGACCAGATCGAGCTGATCCGCGACGCGGTCGAGCTCCCCTACCTCTACCCGGACCTGTTCAAGGAACACGAACTGCGCCCGCCGAAGGGCATCCTGCTCTACGGCCCCCCCGGCTGCGGCAAGACGCTCATCGCCAAGGCCGTCGCCAACTCCCTTGCCAAGAAGGTCGCCGAGGTCACCGGCCAGCCCGCCGGAAAGTCCTACTTCCTGAACATCAAGGGCCCCGAACTCCTCAACAAGTACGTCGGCGAGACCGAGCGGCACATCCGCCTCGTCTTCCAGCGTGCCCGCGAGAAGGCCAGCGAGGGCACCCCCGTCATCGTCTTCTTCGACGAGATGGAGTCCCTCTTCCGCACCCGCGGATCCGGCGTCAGCTCGGACGTGGAGAACACCATCGTCCCCCAGCTGCTCGCCGAGATCGACGGCGTGGAAGGCCTGGAGAACGTCATCGTCATCGGCGCCTCCAACCGCGAGGACATGATCGACCCGGCCATCCTGCGGCCCGGCCGCCTCGACGTGAAGATCAAGATCGAGCGCCCGGACGCCGAGGCCGCGAAGGACATCTTCGCGAAGTACCTCAAGGCCTCGCTGCCCCTGCACACGGACGACCTGTCCGAACACCAGGGATCCTCGGACGGCACCGTCCACAGCATGATCCAGACCGTCGTCGAGCAGATGTACGCCGAAACCGAGGAAAACCGCTTCCTCGAGGTCACGTACGCCAACGGCGACAAGGAAGTCCTCTACTTCAAGGACTTCAACTCGGGCGCGATGATCCAGAACATCGTGGACCGTGCGAAGAAGATGGCGATCAAGGCCTTCCTCGAGCACAACCAGAAGGGCCTCCGCGTCTCCCACCTCCTCCAGGCCTGCGTGGACGAGTTCAAGGAGAACGAGGACCTGCCCAACACCACCAACCCCGACGACTGGGCCCGAATCTCCGGAAAGAAGGGCGAGCGGATCGTATTCATCCGTACCCTCGTCACCGGAAAGCAGGGCGCCGACACCGGACGCTCCATCGACACGGTGGCAAACACCGGTCAGTACCTCTGA
- a CDS encoding ferredoxin, which yields MSVQQEAPTAGVGGAGEPLEVWIDQDLCTGDGICAQYAPEVFELDIDGLAYVKSPEDELLQAAGATTPVPLTLLQDVVDSAKECPGDCIHVRRVSDGVEVFGPDAE from the coding sequence ATGAGCGTGCAGCAGGAGGCTCCCACGGCGGGCGTCGGCGGGGCCGGCGAGCCGCTTGAGGTCTGGATCGACCAGGACCTCTGCACCGGGGACGGGATCTGCGCGCAGTACGCGCCGGAGGTGTTCGAGCTGGACATCGATGGTCTGGCGTATGTGAAGAGCCCCGAGGACGAGCTGCTGCAGGCGGCGGGGGCGACCACTCCGGTTCCGCTGACGCTGCTCCAGGACGTGGTGGACTCGGCGAAGGAATGTCCGGGTGACTGCATCCACGTAAGGCGCGTTTCGGACGGGGTGGAAGTCTTCGGCCCCGACGCCGAGTGA
- a CDS encoding tRNA (adenine-N1)-methyltransferase encodes MSEPTGAARRRGPFEVGDQVQLTDPKGRHYTFTLEAGKNFHTHKGSFPHDELIGAPEGSVVRTTGNVAYLALRPLLPDYVLSMPRGAAVVYPKDAGQILAFADIFPGARVVEAGVGSGSLSSFLLRAIGDQGMLHSYERRADFAEIATANVERYFGGPHPAWQLTVGDLQDNLSDTDVDRVILDMLAPWECLEAVSKALVPGGILCCYVATTTQLARTVESIREFGCYAEPQPWESMIRNWHVEGLAVRPDHRMIGHTGFLVTARRLADGVEPPLRRRRPSKGAYGEDYDGPGSDRSA; translated from the coding sequence ATGTCCGAACCGACCGGTGCCGCCCGCCGACGCGGGCCCTTCGAGGTCGGGGACCAGGTTCAGCTCACCGACCCCAAGGGCCGCCACTACACGTTCACGCTCGAAGCCGGGAAGAATTTCCACACCCACAAGGGTTCCTTCCCGCACGACGAGCTGATCGGTGCTCCCGAGGGCAGTGTTGTCCGCACCACGGGCAACGTCGCGTACCTCGCGCTGCGCCCCCTGCTCCCCGACTATGTCCTGTCCATGCCCCGCGGTGCCGCCGTGGTCTACCCCAAGGACGCAGGCCAGATCCTGGCCTTCGCCGACATCTTCCCCGGCGCCCGCGTCGTCGAGGCAGGCGTCGGATCCGGCTCCCTGAGCAGCTTCCTGCTGCGCGCCATCGGCGACCAGGGCATGCTCCACAGCTACGAGCGCCGCGCGGACTTCGCCGAGATCGCCACCGCCAACGTCGAACGCTACTTCGGCGGCCCGCACCCCGCGTGGCAGCTGACCGTCGGCGACCTCCAGGACAACCTGTCCGACACCGACGTCGACCGCGTGATCCTCGACATGCTCGCCCCCTGGGAATGCCTGGAGGCCGTCTCCAAGGCCCTCGTCCCCGGCGGCATCCTCTGCTGCTACGTGGCCACCACCACCCAGCTCGCCCGGACCGTCGAATCCATCCGCGAGTTCGGCTGCTACGCCGAACCGCAGCCCTGGGAATCGATGATCCGTAACTGGCACGTCGAGGGCCTGGCAGTCCGCCCCGACCACCGGATGATCGGCCACACCGGCTTCCTCGTCACCGCCCGCCGCCTCGCGGACGGCGTCGAGCCCCCGCTGCGCCGCCGCCGCCCCTCCAAGGGCGCCTACGGCGAGGACTACGACGGCCCCGGCAGCGACCGCTCCGCGTAG
- a CDS encoding site-2 protease family protein, which yields MADTDETGERGDRRSGPGGGLLMGRPFGVPVYVSPSWFLVAALITWVFGDQLDRVLPDLGPARYLVSLFFAIAFYASVLVHELAHTVAALRFKLPVRRIQLQFFGGVSEIEKESETPGREFVLAFVGPLLSLLLAGAFYLGMQAVDPATVPGVLLAGLMISNLLVAAFNLLPGLPLDGGRMLRAVIWGITGKPMTGTIAAAWIGRGLAVAVLLGLPLLTHTGAVGNRSTEIDGMDTVMDALLAAILAAIIWTGAGNSLRLARLREHLPELKARTLTRRAIPVENTTPLSEALRRATEAGARAIVIVDGHGDPTSIVREASIVGVPEHRRPWVAVSTLARDLTDGMKVSADLTGEELLDHLRTNPATEYLVLEPGGEIYGVLSTLDVERAFVKAMARPQS from the coding sequence GTGGCAGACACCGACGAAACCGGCGAGCGCGGAGACCGGCGCTCCGGCCCGGGCGGCGGACTCCTCATGGGCCGCCCCTTCGGCGTACCCGTCTACGTCTCGCCCAGCTGGTTCCTCGTCGCCGCCCTCATCACCTGGGTCTTCGGCGACCAGCTCGACCGCGTCCTCCCGGACCTCGGCCCCGCCCGCTACCTCGTCTCCCTCTTCTTCGCCATCGCCTTCTACGCCTCCGTACTCGTCCACGAACTCGCCCACACCGTCGCCGCTCTCCGCTTCAAACTCCCCGTGCGCCGCATCCAGCTCCAGTTCTTCGGCGGCGTCTCCGAGATCGAGAAGGAATCCGAGACCCCCGGCCGCGAATTCGTCCTCGCCTTCGTCGGACCCCTCCTCTCCCTCCTCCTCGCCGGAGCCTTCTACCTCGGCATGCAGGCCGTCGACCCCGCCACCGTCCCCGGCGTCCTCCTCGCCGGCCTGATGATCTCCAACCTGCTCGTCGCCGCCTTCAACCTGCTCCCCGGCCTTCCCCTCGACGGCGGCCGCATGCTCCGCGCCGTCATCTGGGGCATCACCGGCAAACCCATGACCGGCACCATCGCCGCCGCCTGGATCGGCCGCGGCCTCGCCGTCGCCGTCCTCCTCGGCCTGCCGCTCCTCACCCACACCGGAGCCGTCGGCAACCGCAGCACCGAAATCGACGGCATGGACACCGTCATGGACGCCCTGCTCGCCGCCATCCTCGCCGCGATCATCTGGACCGGCGCCGGCAACAGCCTGCGCCTGGCCCGTCTGCGCGAACACCTCCCCGAACTCAAGGCCCGCACCCTCACCCGGCGCGCCATCCCCGTCGAGAACACCACCCCCCTCTCCGAAGCCCTGCGCCGCGCCACCGAAGCCGGCGCCCGCGCCATCGTGATCGTCGACGGCCACGGAGACCCCACCTCCATCGTCCGCGAAGCCTCCATCGTCGGCGTCCCCGAACACCGCCGCCCCTGGGTCGCCGTCAGCACCCTCGCCCGCGACCTCACCGACGGCATGAAGGTTTCAGCGGACCTCACCGGCGAAGAACTCCTCGACCACCTCCGCACCAACCCCGCCACCGAATACCTCGTCCTCGAACCCGGCGGCGAGATCTACGGGGTGCTGTCCACCCTCGACGTCGAAAGAGCCTTCGTGAAGGCCATGGCGCGGCCCCAGTCCTGA
- a CDS encoding RecB family exonuclease, with amino-acid sequence MTTSPGDGPADVVPSAVAPSSLSPSRASDFMQCPLLYRFRVIDRLPEKPSAAATRGTLVHAVLERLFDHPAEERTAPRAKALIPGQWDRLLEAKPELTELFPEGDEGAGLARWLTEAEALVERWFTLEDPTRLEPVEREFFVETELESGLRLRGIIDRVDVAPTGEVRIVDYKTGKAPRPEYAEGALFQMKFYALVVWRLKQVVPRRLQLVYLGSGDVLTYDPVVADLERVERKLLALWEAISEATETGEWRPRPTKLCGWCDHRAVCPEFGGTPPVYPLSVPPRGGAVGPADS; translated from the coding sequence ATGACGACGAGCCCCGGTGACGGTCCGGCTGACGTGGTGCCCAGTGCCGTGGCGCCTTCTTCCCTTTCCCCTTCTCGGGCGAGCGATTTCATGCAGTGCCCGTTGCTGTACCGGTTCCGGGTGATCGACAGGCTGCCGGAGAAGCCCAGTGCCGCGGCTACCCGCGGGACGCTGGTGCATGCGGTGCTGGAGCGGCTCTTCGATCATCCGGCCGAGGAGCGGACGGCGCCGCGGGCGAAGGCGTTGATCCCGGGGCAGTGGGACCGGTTGCTGGAGGCGAAGCCGGAGCTGACGGAGCTGTTCCCGGAGGGTGACGAGGGGGCGGGGCTGGCGCGGTGGCTGACGGAGGCCGAGGCGTTGGTGGAGCGGTGGTTCACGTTGGAGGACCCGACGCGGCTGGAGCCGGTGGAGCGGGAGTTCTTCGTGGAGACGGAGCTGGAGTCGGGGCTGCGGCTGCGCGGGATCATCGACCGGGTGGATGTCGCGCCGACGGGTGAGGTGCGGATCGTCGACTACAAGACGGGGAAGGCGCCGCGGCCGGAGTATGCCGAGGGTGCGCTGTTCCAGATGAAGTTCTACGCGCTGGTGGTGTGGCGGCTGAAGCAGGTGGTGCCGCGGCGGCTGCAGCTGGTGTATCTGGGCAGCGGGGACGTGCTGACGTACGACCCGGTGGTCGCGGATCTGGAGCGGGTGGAGCGCAAGCTGCTCGCGCTGTGGGAGGCGATCTCGGAGGCGACGGAGACGGGTGAGTGGCGGCCGCGGCCGACGAAGCTGTGCGGTTGGTGTGATCACCGGGCGGTGTGTCCGGAGTTCGGCGGGACTCCGCCGGTGTATCCGCTGTCGGTTCCGCCGCGGGGCGGGGCGGTCGGCCCGGCGGATTCCTGA
- a CDS encoding response regulator transcription factor, whose protein sequence is MAIRVLLVDDQPLLRTGFRMILEAEGDLAVVGEAGDGLQALDQVRALQPDVVLMDIRMPRMDGVEATRQITGPGRDGPAKVLVLTTFDLDEYVVEALRAGASGFLLKDAPANELVQAIRVVAAGEAMLAPSITRRLLDKYAGHLPSGEDSVPDALGTLTEREVEVLKLVARGLSNAEIAADLFVSETTVKTHVGHVLTKLGLRDRVQAAVYAYESGLVRPGAQ, encoded by the coding sequence GTGGCGATCCGCGTCCTACTGGTCGACGACCAGCCGCTGCTGCGCACCGGTTTCCGGATGATCCTGGAGGCGGAGGGGGATCTGGCGGTGGTCGGCGAGGCCGGGGACGGTCTGCAGGCGCTGGACCAGGTGCGTGCGCTGCAGCCGGACGTGGTGCTGATGGACATCCGGATGCCGCGGATGGACGGGGTGGAGGCCACGCGGCAGATCACGGGTCCGGGCCGGGACGGTCCGGCGAAGGTGCTCGTGCTGACGACGTTCGATCTGGACGAGTACGTGGTGGAGGCGCTGCGGGCGGGGGCGAGCGGTTTCCTGCTGAAGGATGCGCCGGCCAATGAGCTGGTGCAGGCGATCCGGGTGGTGGCGGCGGGTGAGGCGATGCTGGCGCCGAGCATCACGCGGCGGCTGCTGGACAAGTACGCGGGGCATCTGCCGTCGGGTGAGGACAGTGTGCCGGACGCGCTGGGGACGCTGACGGAGCGTGAGGTCGAGGTGTTGAAGCTGGTGGCCCGGGGTCTGTCGAACGCGGAGATCGCGGCGGACCTGTTCGTGAGCGAGACCACGGTGAAGACGCATGTGGGGCACGTGCTGACGAAGCTGGGTCTGCGGGACCGGGTCCAGGCCGCGGTGTACGCGTACGAGAGCGGGCTGGTGCGGCCGGGCGCCCAGTAG
- a CDS encoding ABC transporter substrate-binding protein: MNRRNQWLAAPLGAATAAALLSGCGSTDGSSEAGNGKGVVMGISDKVKSTDPASGYDPGSWLLFNNVFQSLLSFPKGGTTPEPDAAQACNFEGGDSKVYKCTLRAGLKFSNGHSLTSKDVKYSFERTLKINDENGPAVMLASIAGIDAPDDKTVVFRLKTSDATFPSKIASGAGAIVDHAEYPADKLRTDNKAVGSGVYKLDAFNDKSASFSVNDSYTGKAKAKNTGVTLKFFNGDQTALKTVLESGDVDFAFRGLAAKDIAALAAVKTGDNKVDVVQGTGAEVEHMVFNMSDPVAGKLPVRKAIAYLVDREALVKDVYAGTATPLYSIVPAGIAGHTTPFFDRYGGSPQVEKAKAVLKAAGINGKVKITLYSTPSRYGPSTDQQFQVIAKQLNDSGLFEAEMKSVEYDQYEKDIQDGKYGVYVKGWVPDYPDADNFTQPFFGPDSVLSNNYDNKEITGTIIPSTSAKSDRTAANPDYNRLQEIVAEDIPILPLWQGKQYAVSRTNVTGLQWSLDASTVFRFWEISKG, translated from the coding sequence GTGAATCGACGTAACCAGTGGCTGGCAGCCCCGCTCGGCGCAGCCACCGCCGCCGCGCTGCTCAGCGGTTGCGGATCGACCGATGGCAGCTCCGAAGCCGGCAACGGCAAGGGCGTGGTCATGGGCATATCCGACAAGGTGAAGTCCACCGACCCCGCGTCGGGCTACGACCCCGGCTCCTGGCTGCTCTTCAACAACGTCTTCCAGTCGCTGCTGAGCTTCCCCAAGGGCGGCACGACGCCGGAGCCCGACGCCGCCCAGGCCTGCAACTTCGAGGGCGGCGACAGCAAGGTGTACAAGTGCACCCTGCGCGCCGGCCTGAAGTTCAGCAACGGCCACAGCCTGACCTCGAAGGACGTCAAGTACTCCTTCGAGCGCACGCTGAAGATCAACGACGAGAACGGCCCGGCCGTGATGCTCGCGTCGATCGCCGGCATCGACGCGCCCGACGACAAGACCGTCGTCTTCCGCCTCAAGACGTCCGACGCGACCTTCCCGAGCAAGATCGCCTCGGGTGCGGGCGCCATCGTCGACCACGCCGAGTACCCGGCCGACAAGCTCCGCACCGACAACAAGGCCGTCGGCTCCGGCGTCTACAAGCTGGACGCCTTCAACGACAAGAGCGCCAGCTTCTCGGTCAACGACTCCTACACCGGCAAGGCCAAGGCCAAGAACACCGGTGTGACCCTGAAGTTCTTCAACGGCGACCAGACCGCCCTCAAGACCGTCCTCGAAAGCGGCGACGTCGACTTCGCCTTCCGCGGCCTGGCCGCCAAGGACATCGCCGCCCTCGCCGCCGTCAAGACCGGCGACAACAAGGTCGACGTCGTCCAGGGCACCGGCGCCGAGGTCGAGCACATGGTCTTCAACATGAGCGACCCCGTCGCCGGCAAGCTCCCCGTCCGCAAGGCCATCGCCTACCTCGTGGACCGCGAAGCCCTCGTCAAGGACGTGTACGCGGGCACCGCCACCCCGCTCTACTCGATCGTGCCCGCCGGCATCGCCGGACACACCACCCCCTTCTTCGACCGCTACGGCGGCAGCCCGCAGGTGGAGAAGGCCAAGGCCGTCCTCAAGGCCGCCGGCATCAACGGCAAGGTCAAGATCACCCTGTACTCCACCCCGTCCCGCTACGGCCCCTCCACCGACCAGCAGTTCCAGGTCATCGCCAAGCAGCTCAACGACAGCGGCCTCTTCGAGGCCGAGATGAAGTCCGTCGAGTACGACCAGTACGAGAAGGACATCCAGGACGGCAAGTACGGCGTCTACGTGAAGGGCTGGGTCCCGGACTACCCGGACGCCGACAACTTCACCCAGCCGTTCTTCGGCCCGGACAGCGTCCTGAGCAACAACTACGACAACAAGGAGATCACCGGGACGATCATCCCGTCGACCTCCGCGAAGTCCGACCGCACCGCGGCCAACCCGGACTACAACCGGCTCCAGGAGATCGTCGCCGAGGACATCCCGATCCTCCCGCTCTGGCAGGGCAAGCAGTACGCCGTCTCCCGCACCAACGTGACCGGCCTGCAGTGGTCCCTCGACGCCTCGACCGTCTTCCGCTTCTGGGAGATCAGCAAGGGCTGA